One stretch of Thermanaerosceptrum fracticalcis DNA includes these proteins:
- a CDS encoding carbohydrate ABC transporter permease, protein MRDISTPMEKSFSQRIPLSNANTLVSRALAILARKLSLGKLLETIFLVALSLIFIFPFFWMFTTSFKTLPETMLFPPTLLPQQWMSQNYMEAWRSGPFPTYLFNSIYIAVAILILQFAVIIPAAYAFAKKSFKGSKLLFGMILLGLMIPTQVTFLPIYLLFSKVGLINTPAALILPFASSSFGIFLLTQNFKQIPDEIIEAAKLDKASEFKIIFRIMLPMAKPAILTFALFSFIAHWNDYFWVLTMTNSDAIRTLPVGIVNLKDTESIKSWHVIMAGNMILVAPILFIYSLANKYIKSAFTYSGIK, encoded by the coding sequence ATGCGAGATATATCAACCCCTATGGAAAAGTCTTTTTCCCAAAGGATACCTCTGTCCAATGCTAATACTCTGGTGTCCCGAGCATTAGCCATATTAGCCAGGAAATTATCACTAGGCAAATTACTTGAAACTATTTTTTTGGTTGCTTTATCCTTAATCTTTATCTTCCCGTTTTTCTGGATGTTTACCACGTCTTTTAAGACACTGCCGGAAACCATGTTGTTTCCTCCAACGTTACTGCCTCAACAGTGGATGTCCCAAAACTATATGGAAGCATGGCGGTCAGGGCCTTTTCCAACTTATCTCTTTAACAGTATTTATATTGCCGTCGCAATTTTGATTTTGCAATTTGCAGTCATCATTCCGGCAGCCTATGCCTTTGCCAAGAAAAGCTTCAAAGGTTCCAAACTCCTATTCGGGATGATTTTGTTGGGATTGATGATTCCCACCCAGGTGACTTTTTTGCCGATCTACTTGCTGTTTAGTAAGGTGGGGTTGATTAATACTCCTGCGGCTCTGATTCTTCCGTTTGCTTCTTCTTCGTTCGGTATCTTTCTTTTGACACAGAATTTTAAGCAAATCCCCGATGAAATCATTGAAGCCGCAAAACTGGATAAAGCTTCAGAGTTTAAAATTATTTTCCGAATCATGCTGCCTATGGCAAAACCGGCCATTCTCACATTTGCGCTCTTTTCTTTCATCGCCCACTGGAATGATTACTTCTGGGTTTTGACCATGACAAATTCGGATGCGATCCGGACTCTGCCTGTGGGAATTGTCAATCTGAAAGATACGGAAAGCATTAAATCATGGCATGTTATTATGGCAGGAAATATGATCTTGGTAGCCCCGATCCTTTTTATCTACTCTCTAGCCAACAAGTATATAAAATCTGCCTTTACCTACAGCGGTATCAAATAG
- a CDS encoding carbohydrate ABC transporter permease — translation MAISRTKKIDTAYLYVLPAVIGCLVFTIYPVVYVMYLSTLSWDLISPDKTFVGLDNYKRLLTSPEFQQVLINSATYMLVMVTVSISIALVLAVWLNKRTKLHNFVQTSIFTPHIISLVSVAMLWMWIMDPEYGLLNYILGWLGIPGLQWIDNPDTALLSVIIVGIWKVIGYNVLILIAGLQSIPSYIYESAKLDKANRVTTFFKITIPLLSPTLFFLLIVNITSSFQVFDSVRVMTQGGPVNSTNVLVHWIYQTGFEFYRIGEAATGSVLLFIIVALATFANFKLLASKIHYQ, via the coding sequence ATGGCAATCTCCAGAACGAAAAAAATTGATACCGCTTATTTGTATGTACTTCCTGCTGTCATCGGATGCCTTGTATTCACGATCTATCCAGTTGTTTATGTTATGTACTTGAGTACGCTGTCCTGGGATTTGATTAGCCCGGATAAAACGTTTGTGGGGTTGGATAATTACAAACGATTACTCACCTCGCCGGAATTCCAGCAAGTTCTCATTAACAGTGCCACTTACATGTTAGTTATGGTGACGGTATCCATCAGCATTGCATTGGTTTTGGCTGTGTGGCTGAATAAGCGTACGAAACTTCATAACTTTGTGCAAACATCGATTTTTACTCCCCATATTATTTCTTTGGTTTCGGTCGCCATGCTGTGGATGTGGATTATGGACCCGGAATACGGACTTTTAAATTACATCTTGGGCTGGTTGGGGATACCCGGATTACAATGGATTGATAATCCTGATACCGCCTTGCTTTCTGTGATTATTGTCGGGATATGGAAAGTTATAGGTTACAATGTTTTGATTTTGATCGCTGGTTTGCAAAGCATTCCTTCCTATATTTATGAATCAGCGAAACTTGACAAAGCTAACAGGGTTACAACCTTTTTTAAGATAACCATTCCCCTTCTTTCGCCAACACTGTTTTTCTTGCTCATTGTAAACATTACATCGTCTTTTCAGGTTTTCGATTCAGTTAGGGTCATGACTCAGGGAGGACCGGTTAATTCTACCAATGTCCTTGTACACTGGATTTACCAGACGGGCTTTGAATTTTACCGTATCGGAGAAGCAGCAACCGGTTCCGTGCTCCTGTTCATCATTGTAGCGCTTGCCACCTTTGCCAACTTTAAGTTGCTGGCAAGTAAGATTCATTATCAATAA
- a CDS encoding ABC transporter ATP-binding protein — MSKIQFKDVTKIYDNKKTVIENLNLEIEDGSFTVLVGPSGCGKTTALRMVAGLEEVTKGNIFIGDEDVTFKEPGDRGIAMVFQNYAIYPHMTVRENIEFGLKNAKVPKEERQQIVKDVIQLVGLDGYESVKPSKLSGGQRQRVALARAISKKPRVFLMDEPLSNLDAKLRNQMRTELIQLHHKLKSTFIYVTHDQIEAMTMGDKIVIMNEGKVLQVGSPREIYSNPQSIFVAQFIGDPGMNVIKLKSGNYFGFRPRKVVFQATSELEGIEFNGMVLTREILGSEVLYCIDTTLGKIMLKTNNETYQPDDTVKLYVEKTNLYFFDREENRIYSQKEIEGLYQEVVMHNGNLQNEKN, encoded by the coding sequence ATGTCCAAAATACAATTCAAAGATGTTACGAAAATTTATGATAACAAAAAGACAGTTATTGAAAATCTTAACTTGGAGATAGAGGATGGTTCTTTCACTGTTCTGGTAGGACCTTCGGGTTGCGGAAAAACAACCGCTTTACGGATGGTGGCCGGTCTGGAAGAGGTAACTAAGGGAAATATTTTTATCGGGGATGAGGATGTTACGTTCAAAGAACCAGGCGACAGGGGTATTGCTATGGTGTTTCAAAACTATGCCATATATCCCCATATGACAGTCCGTGAAAATATCGAATTTGGATTAAAAAATGCCAAAGTTCCTAAAGAGGAGCGTCAGCAAATTGTAAAAGATGTGATTCAACTTGTAGGGCTTGATGGGTATGAGAGCGTTAAACCGTCTAAGTTGTCGGGAGGACAAAGGCAGCGTGTGGCTCTGGCACGGGCCATTTCTAAGAAACCCAGGGTATTTCTAATGGATGAACCTTTATCCAATCTGGATGCCAAATTGAGAAACCAGATGCGCACCGAGCTGATTCAACTGCATCACAAGTTAAAATCCACCTTTATTTATGTAACCCATGACCAGATAGAGGCCATGACCATGGGAGACAAAATTGTCATTATGAACGAAGGGAAAGTGTTGCAAGTCGGGTCTCCCAGGGAAATATATAGCAATCCCCAAAGTATTTTTGTTGCACAATTTATTGGTGATCCGGGGATGAATGTGATAAAGCTCAAAAGTGGGAATTATTTCGGATTCAGGCCTAGAAAGGTGGTTTTCCAAGCAACGAGTGAATTAGAAGGCATTGAGTTCAATGGAATGGTGCTGACCCGGGAAATTTTGGGCTCAGAGGTTTTGTACTGTATCGACACAACCTTAGGTAAAATCATGCTTAAAACCAATAATGAAACCTACCAGCCTGACGATACGGTCAAGCTCTATGTTGAGAAAACAAATTTATATTTCTTTGACCGGGAAGAAAACCGAATTTATAGCCAGAAAGAGATAGAGGGACTTTATCAAGAAGTGGTGATGCACAATGGCAATCTCCAGAACGAAAAAAATTGA
- a CDS encoding HAD family hydrolase, whose translation MNNTRCLLFDLDGTLLDSREPIVDAVYATVQKYQPGMFAREDLLRRFGESFDDFFRRISPELPSGVTREQFFITYLDYMKIYHGEKLKLFPFVREGLEDLKLLGYQLGIVTNKQRELVLEGLQSVNILNLFDTVVTLDDVTMGKPFPEPIVKAMDFLGVKPDETIMVGDSRYDVLAARAARVKSVILEWYGQEKWQEPLPDYRFPNFHKFSEKILHVNRICELRARTRQT comes from the coding sequence ATGAATAATACCCGTTGTCTTCTTTTTGATCTTGATGGAACTTTGCTAGACAGCCGAGAGCCTATTGTTGATGCCGTCTATGCTACCGTTCAAAAGTACCAGCCCGGCATGTTTGCGCGAGAGGATCTCTTGCGGCGCTTCGGTGAGTCCTTTGACGATTTTTTTCGGCGAATCTCACCAGAACTACCAAGTGGAGTTACACGAGAACAATTTTTTATTACGTATCTTGACTATATGAAGATTTATCATGGTGAAAAACTAAAACTCTTTCCGTTTGTGCGTGAAGGGCTTGAGGATTTGAAACTATTGGGATACCAGTTGGGAATTGTCACGAATAAACAGCGGGAACTTGTGCTTGAGGGTTTGCAGTCTGTCAATATTCTTAATCTTTTCGACACTGTTGTTACCCTTGATGACGTAACAATGGGAAAACCCTTCCCGGAACCCATTGTCAAAGCAATGGATTTTCTGGGAGTGAAGCCGGATGAAACCATTATGGTTGGGGACAGCAGGTATGACGTGCTGGCAGCACGTGCAGCCCGGGTAAAAAGTGTAATCCTGGAATGGTACGGACAGGAGAAATGGCAGGAGCCCCTTCCTGATTATCGTTTCCCTAATTTCCACAAGTTTTCTGAAAAAATCCTACATGTTAACAGAATCTGTGAGCTGAGAGCCAGGACTCGGCAAACATAA
- a CDS encoding glycerol-3-phosphate responsive antiterminator, with product MMSINKAQFYQRLASIKKIAAIKEPKYLEKALEAELSAVVLSIGNIAVIKRYVDLFKRSNFPVFLHIERIGGISHDKDGVDFIAHYVKPVGIVSTRNNLIIQAKKQGLLTIQRLFLVDSDAVKSGLQSIQETQPDAVEFMPALVTDYIAEFRKEIDLPIIAGGLIRTKDQMREAIRHGATAVSMGNCQLWKEDLNYE from the coding sequence ATGATGTCCATCAACAAAGCACAATTTTATCAGAGACTGGCTAGCATCAAGAAAATTGCTGCCATTAAAGAACCCAAATACCTAGAAAAGGCTTTAGAAGCTGAGCTAAGTGCAGTCGTGCTTTCGATCGGTAACATTGCTGTGATTAAGCGTTATGTGGACCTCTTTAAACGGTCTAATTTCCCGGTATTCTTACACATTGAAAGAATTGGAGGGATCAGCCATGACAAAGATGGTGTTGATTTTATTGCCCATTATGTAAAACCTGTCGGTATCGTGAGTACCCGTAATAACTTAATTATCCAGGCTAAAAAACAAGGGTTGTTGACGATTCAACGTTTATTCCTGGTCGATAGTGATGCAGTCAAATCTGGACTTCAATCAATCCAAGAGACACAACCTGATGCAGTGGAATTTATGCCTGCTTTAGTTACGGATTATATTGCTGAATTCAGAAAAGAAATTGATCTTCCTATTATCGCCGGAGGGTTGATAAGGACAAAAGATCAGATGAGAGAAGCTATAAGACATGGGGCTACTGCTGTCTCAATGGGAAATTGCCAATTATGGAAGGAAGATTTGAATTATGAATAA
- the trpA gene encoding tryptophan synthase subunit alpha encodes MSRIAETFTNLRLKGQKALIPYVSCGDPSLEFTEQLVLKLVEAGADLVELGVPYSDPVADGPTIQKASQRALAGGITLEKIFQLAARLRSRVETPLILMTYYNPIYRFGLEKYVSRAQEAGIDGLIVPDLPPEEARILKQITDPAEIDLIFLAAPTSTAERMEKIAALARGFIYCVSVTGVTGSRENIASGLEAFLAQIRSHTDLPLAVGFGIKSPETAGKAAAIADGVIVGSSLIERIEENLPLVKDEPERVINEVCAYFASLKKAMENTHFAMN; translated from the coding sequence GTGAGTAGAATTGCCGAAACCTTTACTAATTTAAGGCTAAAGGGGCAGAAAGCCTTAATCCCTTATGTCAGCTGCGGTGACCCGAGTTTGGAGTTTACAGAACAATTAGTCTTAAAACTAGTAGAAGCCGGGGCTGACCTGGTGGAATTAGGGGTCCCCTATTCAGACCCGGTAGCAGACGGCCCCACCATTCAAAAAGCTTCCCAGCGGGCACTGGCAGGGGGCATCACATTAGAAAAAATATTCCAACTGGCAGCCCGTTTGCGGTCAAGGGTGGAAACACCCCTGATTTTAATGACTTATTACAATCCTATTTATCGTTTTGGCCTGGAAAAATATGTTTCCAGGGCTCAAGAAGCGGGCATAGATGGTCTCATTGTACCTGACCTTCCCCCGGAAGAAGCCAGGATTCTGAAGCAAATTACGGATCCGGCTGAAATAGACTTGATTTTTTTAGCAGCTCCTACCAGTACTGCCGAACGCATGGAAAAAATAGCGGCTCTGGCTCGCGGTTTTATTTATTGTGTTTCGGTGACGGGAGTAACAGGCAGCAGAGAAAATATTGCTTCAGGTTTAGAAGCTTTTTTGGCTCAAATACGCTCTCACACTGATCTGCCTCTGGCAGTGGGTTTTGGTATAAAAAGCCCCGAAACGGCAGGTAAGGCTGCCGCAATAGCCGATGGCGTGATTGTAGGCAGTTCCCTGATTGAACGGATTGAAGAAAATCTACCTCTGGTTAAGGATGAACCTGAGAGGGTAATTAATGAAGTTTGTGCTTATTTCGCAAGTCTAAAAAAAGCTATGGAAAATACTCATTTTGCCATGAACTAA
- the trpB gene encoding tryptophan synthase subunit beta translates to MRKNSYFGEFGGQFVPETLMPVLLELEAAYEQYKDDSDFKEELRYYLTTYVGRPTPLYFARGLTEYLGGAKIYLKREDLNHTGAHKINNSLGQTLLAKKMGKKKIIAETGAGQHGVATATAAALLGCECTVFMGAEDVKRQSLNVFRMKLLGTQVIEVTSGTQTLKDATNEALRHWVATVRDSHYVIGSVVGPHPYPTLVRDFQSIIGEETKQQILEKEGRLPDYLVACVGGGSNAMGLFHPFVHDREIKMVGVEAAGCGVNTGQHAASLTAGSKGVLHGALSYILQDSDGQIIPAHSVSAGLDYPGVGPEHSYYKDSGRAQYEAITDEEALEAFQMLSRLEGIIPALESAHALAYVRKLAPTLSPEQVIVVNLSGRGDKDVETVSKLLGGRARE, encoded by the coding sequence GTGAGAAAAAACAGCTATTTTGGGGAATTTGGCGGTCAATTTGTCCCGGAAACTTTAATGCCGGTCCTTCTGGAATTGGAAGCGGCCTATGAGCAGTATAAAGATGATTCTGACTTTAAAGAAGAGCTCCGGTATTATTTGACAACCTATGTGGGAAGGCCCACGCCTTTATACTTTGCCCGGGGATTGACCGAATACCTGGGCGGTGCCAAGATCTATCTGAAAAGGGAAGATTTAAACCACACGGGTGCCCACAAAATTAATAACAGCCTGGGACAAACCCTGCTGGCTAAGAAAATGGGGAAAAAGAAAATTATCGCGGAGACGGGAGCAGGGCAACACGGCGTGGCCACGGCCACGGCTGCTGCTCTCCTGGGTTGTGAATGTACGGTTTTCATGGGGGCAGAAGATGTTAAACGCCAGTCCTTAAATGTCTTCCGTATGAAATTACTGGGAACCCAGGTCATTGAAGTTACATCTGGCACACAAACCCTTAAAGACGCCACTAACGAGGCCTTGCGCCACTGGGTAGCCACGGTGAGAGACAGCCACTATGTTATTGGTTCTGTGGTTGGACCCCATCCATACCCCACCCTGGTCCGGGATTTCCAAAGTATCATCGGGGAGGAAACCAAACAGCAGATCTTAGAGAAAGAAGGCCGGCTGCCTGACTATTTGGTGGCCTGTGTGGGCGGGGGAAGTAATGCCATGGGCCTGTTTCATCCCTTTGTCCATGATCGTGAGATAAAAATGGTGGGTGTGGAAGCAGCCGGCTGTGGCGTAAATACCGGCCAGCATGCAGCCTCCTTAACCGCCGGGAGTAAAGGAGTTTTGCACGGGGCCTTAAGCTATATCCTCCAGGATAGCGACGGCCAGATAATACCTGCCCATTCCGTTTCCGCAGGTTTGGATTATCCTGGGGTGGGGCCTGAACACAGTTATTATAAAGACAGCGGCCGTGCCCAGTATGAGGCTATTACGGATGAGGAAGCCTTAGAGGCATTTCAGATGTTATCGCGCCTGGAAGGGATTATCCCTGCCCTGGAAAGTGCCCATGCTCTTGCTTATGTCAGGAAATTAGCTCCCACTTTGTCCCCTGAACAGGTAATTGTCGTGAATTTATCCGGGCGGGGCGATAAGGATGTAGAAACAGTCAGTAAATTGCTGGGAGGTAGAGCTCGTGAGTAG
- a CDS encoding phosphoribosylanthranilate isomerase, which produces MLFWWERPWLPALIWALKYENWQAGELMVWIKICGITNLADAETATAFGANALGFVFAPSKRKVEPDTARQIIKALPPEVEKIGVFVNEEVARVKEIANYCGLTGLQLHGEESPDYCSYFRNYDVIKAFRVSNYIDWQSIKPYVVNQCINKILLDTYVPQQLGGTGKTFPWEIVGEQEWEVPVIIAGGLNAGNAALAVRLGKPFGVDVASGVEKEPGKKDPVKLKAFIEKARGLEK; this is translated from the coding sequence ATGCTGTTCTGGTGGGAGAGGCCCTGGTTACCAGCTCTGATCTGGGCCTTAAAGTACGAGAACTGGCAGGCAGGTGAGCTTATGGTATGGATTAAGATCTGTGGGATTACAAACCTGGCTGATGCAGAGACGGCCACAGCCTTTGGGGCCAATGCTTTAGGGTTTGTCTTCGCACCCAGTAAAAGAAAGGTGGAGCCCGATACCGCCAGGCAAATCATCAAGGCTCTCCCGCCAGAGGTGGAGAAGATAGGTGTATTTGTTAATGAGGAAGTTGCTAGAGTAAAGGAAATTGCCAACTATTGCGGCCTGACGGGTTTACAGCTCCATGGTGAGGAGTCGCCGGACTACTGCAGCTATTTTCGAAATTATGACGTCATCAAGGCTTTTCGAGTCAGTAACTATATAGACTGGCAGAGTATTAAACCTTATGTAGTTAATCAATGTATCAACAAAATCCTGCTGGATACTTATGTTCCCCAGCAACTGGGTGGCACAGGGAAAACTTTTCCCTGGGAAATAGTTGGAGAGCAGGAATGGGAAGTACCGGTTATCATTGCAGGGGGGCTGAATGCCGGCAATGCAGCTCTGGCCGTCCGGCTGGGAAAACCCTTTGGTGTTGATGTGGCGAGCGGCGTGGAAAAGGAGCCTGGCAAAAAAGACCCGGTAAAACTAAAAGCTTTTATCGAAAAGGCAAGGGGGTTAGAAAAGTGA
- the trpC gene encoding indole-3-glycerol phosphate synthase TrpC, which translates to MILDMIITHKKSEVSEKKKLVPLDELKRQLAVLPHGKKSFQQALAQEGVSLIAEVKKASPSRGVLREDFDPVKIAACYEANGAAAISVLTDVGFFQGSLDHLKKIKQSVRLPVLRKDFIIDPYQIYETKAYGADALLLIAAVLQKEELTSFLKLARDLELAALVEVHCPQELEKALWAGAEIIGINNRDLKTFKTDLQTTFELAGLVPDRCLLVSESGISTVHDLKRLAEAGVDAVLVGEALVTSSDLGLKVRELAGR; encoded by the coding sequence ATGATCCTGGATATGATTATTACGCATAAAAAAAGTGAAGTAAGCGAAAAGAAAAAGCTGGTTCCCCTGGATGAATTAAAAAGACAGTTAGCCGTGTTACCCCATGGGAAAAAAAGCTTTCAGCAGGCTCTGGCCCAGGAGGGTGTGAGCCTTATTGCAGAAGTGAAAAAAGCTTCGCCTTCCAGGGGGGTGTTGCGGGAAGACTTTGATCCTGTGAAAATTGCTGCCTGTTATGAAGCAAATGGGGCGGCAGCCATCTCGGTGTTGACGGATGTGGGATTTTTCCAGGGGAGCCTGGACCATTTAAAGAAGATTAAGCAGTCAGTCCGGTTACCCGTTTTACGCAAGGATTTTATCATTGACCCTTATCAAATATATGAGACAAAAGCTTATGGCGCCGATGCCCTTTTATTAATTGCCGCAGTTTTACAAAAAGAAGAGTTAACTTCCTTTCTTAAGCTGGCTCGCGATTTGGAACTGGCTGCTCTGGTAGAAGTTCATTGCCCACAAGAATTAGAAAAGGCATTATGGGCCGGGGCGGAAATCATAGGCATTAACAACCGGGATTTAAAGACCTTTAAGACAGACTTACAGACTACCTTTGAACTGGCAGGATTAGTGCCTGACCGGTGTTTGCTGGTAAGTGAAAGCGGGATCTCGACGGTTCATGATCTAAAACGGCTGGCTGAAGCAGGTGTGGATGCTGTTCTGGTGGGAGAGGCCCTGGTTACCAGCTCTGATCTGGGCCTTAAAGTACGAGAACTGGCAGGCAGGTGA
- the trpD gene encoding anthranilate phosphoribosyltransferase, with the protein MIKEIIHKVVMGENLSFTEARDVMEQVMEGKATPAQIGSLLTALRMKGETVEEIAGCAETMRTKALPITSKHSTLIDTCGTGGDGSGTFNISTTVAFVVAGAGLPVAKHGNRSVSSKSGSADLLEALGVKIDLSPSEVEIILNEIGIGFLYAPVFHQAMKHAIGPRREVGIRSIFNILGPLTNPARAKVQVLGVYDPDLTEIMAQVLERLGVESAYVVHGAGGLDEISTLGPTKISCLQQGSIKTFTIYPEDFGLARVTLQDLQGGDAHHNAQITRSVLAGKKGPYRDIVLLNAAAAFVAAGIAKDLAFGVKMAGNSIDSGQALEKLEQLIEATNGIKH; encoded by the coding sequence ATGATCAAAGAGATTATCCACAAGGTCGTGATGGGGGAAAATTTGAGTTTTACCGAGGCCAGAGATGTGATGGAGCAGGTCATGGAAGGCAAGGCAACGCCGGCCCAGATCGGCAGTTTGCTTACAGCCTTGAGAATGAAAGGCGAAACCGTTGAGGAAATTGCCGGTTGTGCCGAAACTATGAGAACAAAAGCCTTACCCATAACCAGCAAGCACAGTACCTTAATTGATACCTGCGGCACAGGCGGGGATGGCAGCGGTACCTTCAATATTTCTACAACCGTGGCCTTTGTCGTAGCCGGTGCGGGCTTACCCGTAGCCAAACACGGTAATCGTTCCGTATCCAGCAAAAGCGGCAGTGCTGACCTCTTGGAAGCCCTGGGAGTAAAAATTGACCTTTCCCCCAGTGAAGTAGAAATTATCTTAAATGAGATCGGCATCGGCTTTTTATATGCGCCTGTTTTCCACCAGGCCATGAAGCACGCTATTGGTCCCAGGCGGGAAGTGGGTATCCGCAGTATCTTTAATATTTTGGGTCCCCTGACTAATCCGGCCCGGGCCAAAGTTCAGGTACTGGGGGTTTATGACCCTGACTTAACGGAGATTATGGCACAGGTGCTGGAACGTCTGGGAGTGGAAAGTGCCTATGTTGTTCATGGGGCCGGCGGTTTGGATGAAATCTCCACCCTGGGACCTACAAAGATAAGCTGCCTGCAGCAAGGTTCTATTAAAACTTTTACAATTTATCCCGAAGATTTTGGTTTGGCCAGGGTTACCCTGCAGGACCTCCAAGGGGGAGATGCTCACCATAATGCCCAAATCACCAGGAGTGTCCTGGCCGGGAAGAAAGGTCCCTACAGGGATATTGTCCTTTTGAATGCAGCTGCCGCCTTTGTAGCCGCTGGGATAGCTAAAGACTTGGCTTTTGGCGTCAAAATGGCTGGGAATAGTATTGACTCGGGCCAGGCCCTGGAAAAACTGGAGCAATTAATTGAGGCTACTAACGGGATAAAGCATTAG
- the aroF gene encoding 3-deoxy-7-phosphoheptulonate synthase, translating to MGLYKLASREFQAEDTVICIGDVTIGGRELQVMAGPCAVESREQALEIAKIVKKGGARIMRGGAYKPRTSPYSFQGLEEKGLEYLAEAGRAAGLLLVSEVMDTRSVDLIANYVDILQIGARNMQNFALLREVAKSNKPVLLKRGLSATIEEWIMAAEYILAGGNSQVILCERGIRTFETFTRNTLDLSAVPVIKQLTHLPVIVDPSHGTGRWELVNPMAKAAIAAGADGLIIEVHPQPSEALSDGPQSLKPERYMQLMKELEQIALCVGRNFRTSGVLKKTGTEG from the coding sequence ATGGGACTTTATAAGTTAGCCAGCAGGGAGTTTCAGGCGGAAGATACGGTTATCTGTATAGGAGATGTGACCATAGGCGGTCGGGAGTTACAGGTCATGGCCGGTCCTTGTGCCGTAGAAAGTCGGGAGCAGGCTTTGGAAATTGCCAAAATAGTTAAAAAAGGTGGGGCCCGTATTATGAGGGGAGGGGCTTATAAACCCCGCACATCACCCTACTCTTTCCAGGGTTTGGAGGAAAAGGGCTTAGAGTATTTGGCTGAAGCCGGCAGAGCTGCGGGTTTATTATTAGTTAGTGAAGTTATGGATACCAGAAGTGTAGATCTGATAGCAAATTATGTCGACATTTTACAAATAGGGGCCAGGAATATGCAAAACTTTGCTCTGCTGCGGGAAGTAGCGAAGAGTAATAAGCCTGTCCTTTTAAAACGGGGCCTGTCAGCAACGATTGAGGAATGGATTATGGCAGCTGAGTATATTTTAGCAGGTGGCAACAGTCAGGTAATCCTCTGTGAAAGAGGCATTAGAACTTTTGAAACCTTTACCCGCAATACCCTGGATTTATCTGCAGTACCTGTTATCAAACAACTGACTCATCTGCCCGTTATCGTGGACCCCAGTCATGGAACGGGAAGGTGGGAATTAGTTAATCCTATGGCTAAAGCCGCTATCGCAGCCGGTGCAGATGGACTGATCATTGAAGTACATCCCCAGCCCAGTGAGGCCTTGTCAGATGGGCCCCAGTCCCTTAAACCGGAAAGATATATGCAATTAATGAAAGAATTGGAACAAATTGCATTATGTGTGGGAAGAAATTTCAGGACATCTGGTGTCTTAAAGAAAACAGGCACAGAGGGATAA
- a CDS encoding anthranilate synthase component II, with amino-acid sequence MLLVIDNYDSFTYNLVQYLGILGADSKVVRNDQASIQDIITFQPEKIVISPGPGTPDDAGICKEVIKRFSGKIPILGVCLGHQCIGEVFGFPVVPAQELVHGKTSPIYHTGKGLFSGIPQGIRVTRYHSLVLEKDHTSKDLHIIARTGDGTIMAVQHQNHPTFGVQFHPESIATEYGLDILKNFLAF; translated from the coding sequence ATGTTGCTGGTCATCGATAACTATGATTCTTTTACCTATAATTTAGTACAGTACCTGGGGATATTGGGGGCGGACAGCAAAGTGGTACGGAATGACCAGGCCAGTATTCAGGATATTATCACTTTTCAGCCGGAAAAAATCGTAATTTCTCCCGGACCTGGGACTCCTGATGATGCTGGAATCTGCAAGGAAGTGATTAAAAGATTTTCCGGAAAAATTCCTATCTTGGGGGTTTGTTTGGGACACCAGTGTATCGGTGAGGTCTTTGGTTTTCCCGTTGTACCGGCTCAGGAACTGGTTCATGGTAAGACTTCTCCCATCTATCACACGGGTAAGGGACTTTTTTCCGGTATTCCCCAGGGTATCCGGGTAACCCGTTATCATTCACTGGTACTGGAAAAGGACCATACTTCAAAGGATTTGCACATTATAGCCAGGACCGGGGATGGGACCATTATGGCGGTACAACATCAAAACCATCCCACTTTCGGAGTACAGTTTCATCCGGAATCCATTGCCACGGAGTATGGTCTTGATATATTAAAAAATTTCCTGGCTTTTTGA